One genomic region from Spirosoma sp. KCTC 42546 encodes:
- a CDS encoding cupin domain-containing protein — MSKSNPPAYLARTGDSQNVPFNGAEVSLIASRSQTGELIEVAEVLAPKGFKLPAHKHTKTHKSLFVRSGELLLSFPDKTYHLREGDFGHIPKGVAHQIECIAPATKTLYFSGPGGLVSLVTELSQREKNGDESVFTVSSTVDFQLVNGFDPTLPVEQVTSVERPDGPIPYVIRKGGGEHLIVEDQLQTFLVRQNNTEGQFLVVLTEGPKGHAIIQHYHKLHTECFFSLEGSMTMWNEGQTVSLNPGDFLHVPPYTKHSYRLDSPYTKFIGMLSPGLFEPFFDALCTPYPAQILPDKPGPARFDRLLKTYGSLDLYFVSPPPDNSMNPLQATMVRFSFWLAGKLASKK; from the coding sequence ATGAGCAAATCCAACCCACCCGCCTATTTAGCACGAACCGGCGACAGCCAGAATGTACCATTTAATGGAGCCGAAGTTTCCCTGATTGCCTCCCGTAGTCAAACCGGAGAGTTGATTGAAGTGGCGGAGGTTTTAGCCCCGAAAGGCTTTAAGTTACCGGCCCATAAGCATACAAAAACGCATAAAAGTCTCTTTGTGCGATCGGGCGAATTACTCCTGTCTTTCCCGGATAAAACCTATCATCTCCGGGAAGGCGATTTTGGGCATATCCCTAAAGGGGTAGCTCACCAGATTGAATGCATCGCCCCGGCAACCAAAACGTTGTACTTTTCGGGGCCAGGTGGTTTGGTTTCGCTAGTCACCGAATTATCGCAACGAGAAAAAAACGGAGATGAGTCTGTCTTTACTGTTTCCTCAACCGTAGATTTTCAGCTGGTTAATGGCTTTGACCCTACGCTTCCCGTTGAGCAGGTTACTTCTGTAGAGCGACCCGATGGTCCCATACCCTACGTCATTCGGAAAGGCGGGGGCGAGCATTTGATCGTGGAAGATCAATTACAAACCTTTCTGGTCAGGCAAAACAATACGGAAGGTCAGTTTCTGGTTGTTTTAACCGAAGGGCCCAAAGGACACGCCATTATTCAGCACTATCATAAGCTCCATACCGAATGCTTTTTTTCGCTGGAAGGGAGTATGACCATGTGGAATGAAGGACAGACGGTATCACTGAATCCCGGTGATTTTTTGCATGTTCCCCCTTACACAAAGCACTCCTACCGGCTGGATAGTCCGTACACCAAATTTATTGGGATGTTGAGTCCGGGTTTGTTTGAGCCCTTCTTCGATGCCCTATGTACACCGTACCCGGCCCAAATCCTACCCGATAAACCGGGTCCTGCCCGTTTCGACCGACTATTAAAGACGTACGGTAGCCTGGATTTATATTTTGTGTCGCCCCCACCCGATAACTCCATGAATCCCCTACAGGCAACCATGGTTCGGTTTTCCTTTTGGCTGGCCGGTAAACTCGCATCAAAAAAATAA
- a CDS encoding alpha/beta hydrolase — protein MENQPYRLHKDLPYLPNGHERQRLDLYLPLAGSSFPLIIWFHGGGFVRGAKEPSPKNQIPLDYLEKGFAIAAVGYRLSPDTRFPGAIHDAKAAVSWLRQQAEVYQLDSQRFVAWGHSAGGYLSTMVGLTAWCQHLLGVDYTPLDAQVSAVIDESGPINFLTMDDQKLDDGLPHNTPDSPESLFMGNPIQEIPELVKTANPIQYLNAAFVPRFLVVHGNQDKHVPYQQSVELVDALNQCGASVAWQLLDAVGHFDIDRTKNTSLIDSFLGKR, from the coding sequence ATGGAAAATCAGCCCTACCGACTCCATAAAGACCTCCCCTACCTGCCGAATGGTCATGAACGTCAACGCCTGGATTTATATCTGCCTCTGGCAGGAAGTTCATTTCCGCTGATCATCTGGTTCCATGGCGGGGGATTCGTTCGGGGTGCCAAAGAGCCCAGTCCGAAAAATCAGATTCCGTTAGACTACCTGGAAAAAGGGTTTGCCATAGCTGCCGTGGGCTATCGACTGAGTCCCGATACTCGTTTCCCGGGGGCGATTCATGATGCGAAGGCGGCCGTTAGCTGGTTAAGGCAACAGGCGGAGGTATACCAATTAGATAGCCAGCGATTTGTAGCCTGGGGGCATTCAGCGGGTGGTTACTTAAGCACGATGGTTGGCCTTACAGCCTGGTGCCAGCACCTGCTAGGCGTAGACTACACGCCCCTGGACGCGCAGGTTTCAGCGGTAATCGATGAATCGGGGCCCATTAACTTTTTGACCATGGATGATCAGAAACTGGACGATGGGTTACCACACAATACGCCGGACTCACCAGAATCTCTATTCATGGGCAACCCAATTCAAGAGATACCCGAATTAGTCAAAACCGCGAATCCGATTCAGTACCTGAATGCCGCCTTTGTGCCCCGGTTTCTGGTGGTTCACGGAAATCAGGACAAACATGTGCCCTACCAGCAAAGTGTGGAACTGGTCGATGCGCTAAACCAATGCGGTGCATCGGTGGCTTGGCAACTGCTCGACGCTGTGGGCCATTTTGATATTGACCGGACTAAGAATACGTCGCTGATCGATTCATTTCTGGGAAAGCGCTGA
- a CDS encoding M13 family metallopeptidase, with product MNKQLTFLTSVMLMSCLMAATPPPGKLAKPLPQPSVSQPNAIRPDPKPPVPKTPFINRQNMNLAVKPGDDFYQYANGEWLKKNLIPASKTSWGSLNVLREKSLDAMKSLLEEATQNTKKGRLYQMVGDFYASGMDSIAIEQKGFDPIKADLARVEQVHSKADVLNEIAYQRTQGNSMLFPFFVDQDSRNVTKYIGQFVQGGTTLPDRDYYLKNDPRSQKVREAYRDYLTKLFGLIGEQPSKASQNADLIMRLETALANAQMARVELRDPIKTYNKLTVADFSKQTPGINWSDLMPKMGIHGQDTVLVQNPAFYRSMDSLLTATSVEDMKTYMRWNLLKNAAPYLSNSFVNQNFAFNKVLSGQKELTPRWQRMSMLIDGSLGDLLGQLYVQQYFKPQAKQRILVLIDNLEASFKEHINALDWMSIDTKKRALTKLTSFKRKIGYPDKWKNYDGVTIRRDDFYGNMKAADKWWYKDNFNRFGKAVDRTEWGMTPPTVNAYYNPVKNEIAFPAAILQFPFFDAEADDAINYGGICAVIGHEMTHGFDDQGRQYDADGTLRDWWTTDDATNFKQRADKVKEQFFGFKVLDSLKVNGQLTLGENLADLGGLAIAYDAFKKTKQGQGKTEIDGFTPDQRFFLSWAQVWRRNILPETQAQQILVDPHAPTQYRCNGPLSNIDAWYKAFNVQPGQTMYKAPDQRIKVW from the coding sequence ATGAACAAACAACTTACGTTCCTTACTTCGGTCATGTTAATGAGTTGCCTGATGGCCGCTACGCCCCCACCAGGCAAACTAGCTAAACCACTGCCCCAGCCAAGCGTATCCCAGCCAAACGCAATCCGACCTGACCCTAAACCCCCAGTACCAAAAACGCCCTTCATCAACCGGCAGAATATGAACCTCGCCGTGAAACCCGGCGATGATTTTTACCAGTATGCCAACGGCGAATGGTTAAAGAAAAACCTCATACCGGCTTCAAAAACCAGTTGGGGTAGCCTCAACGTCTTACGTGAGAAAAGCCTCGATGCCATGAAGTCACTGCTCGAAGAGGCTACTCAAAACACCAAAAAAGGACGGTTATACCAGATGGTAGGCGATTTCTACGCCAGCGGGATGGATAGTATCGCTATTGAGCAAAAAGGCTTCGATCCAATCAAGGCCGATCTTGCCCGCGTAGAACAGGTGCATAGCAAAGCGGATGTACTGAACGAAATTGCCTACCAGCGCACTCAGGGTAACAGTATGCTATTTCCTTTTTTTGTGGACCAGGATAGCCGAAACGTCACCAAATATATAGGTCAATTTGTTCAGGGAGGTACTACGCTGCCCGACCGTGATTATTACCTCAAAAACGACCCGCGTAGCCAGAAAGTCCGGGAGGCCTACCGCGATTACCTGACTAAACTATTTGGCCTGATTGGCGAGCAACCCAGCAAGGCTTCGCAAAACGCTGACCTGATTATGCGGCTTGAAACGGCACTGGCCAACGCGCAAATGGCCCGAGTGGAATTGCGTGATCCAATCAAAACGTATAACAAACTGACGGTGGCCGATTTCTCGAAGCAGACTCCCGGTATAAACTGGAGTGACTTGATGCCTAAAATGGGTATTCATGGACAAGACACGGTGCTCGTACAAAACCCTGCGTTCTACCGCTCTATGGATAGTTTGCTGACCGCTACGTCGGTTGAGGATATGAAAACGTATATGCGCTGGAATCTGCTTAAAAACGCAGCTCCATATCTGAGCAATTCGTTTGTGAACCAAAACTTTGCATTCAACAAAGTGCTGTCGGGACAGAAAGAACTAACGCCCCGCTGGCAGCGCATGAGTATGCTGATCGACGGATCATTGGGTGACTTATTAGGCCAACTCTATGTACAGCAGTACTTTAAGCCGCAAGCCAAACAACGAATTCTTGTCCTGATCGATAATCTCGAAGCGTCATTTAAAGAGCACATCAACGCACTCGACTGGATGAGCATTGACACCAAAAAACGTGCACTGACCAAACTCACCTCATTCAAACGCAAGATTGGCTACCCCGATAAATGGAAAAACTACGACGGTGTAACCATCCGGCGCGACGATTTCTACGGCAATATGAAGGCCGCCGATAAGTGGTGGTATAAAGACAATTTTAACCGATTTGGGAAGGCAGTTGACAGAACGGAATGGGGCATGACTCCACCCACGGTAAACGCCTACTACAACCCGGTAAAAAATGAGATTGCATTCCCGGCGGCTATTTTGCAGTTCCCATTCTTCGATGCCGAAGCCGACGATGCCATTAACTACGGCGGTATTTGTGCTGTAATTGGCCACGAAATGACCCACGGCTTCGACGATCAGGGCCGCCAATATGATGCCGACGGAACCCTGCGCGACTGGTGGACAACAGACGATGCGACCAATTTCAAGCAACGCGCCGATAAAGTGAAAGAGCAGTTCTTTGGATTTAAGGTACTGGATTCGCTGAAAGTGAATGGGCAACTGACACTGGGCGAAAACCTCGCCGACCTTGGTGGTTTGGCCATTGCCTATGATGCGTTTAAGAAAACCAAACAGGGTCAAGGTAAAACCGAGATTGACGGATTCACCCCCGACCAGCGGTTCTTTTTGTCATGGGCGCAGGTTTGGCGTAGAAATATACTACCCGAAACCCAGGCTCAGCAGATACTGGTCGACCCCCACGCACCCACTCAATACCGCTGCAATGGCCCGCTGAGCAACATTGATGCGTGGTACAAAGCCTTCAATGTGCAACCGGGCCAGACCATGTATAAGGCCCCCGATCAGCGGATCAAGGTCTGGTAA
- a CDS encoding tetratricopeptide repeat protein, with translation MSRLELICLLCTITVAPAFAQPKAGQALLDSLLAELPRAKPDTNRVNLLIDISYAYYGYSNSNFNESINYANQALTLARQLMWKKGMVVAYKVLGNIYAIKSDNPPALTAYLSGLKIAEEIKDKSQIVGIKGNIGYLYSNLANYPQALTYYEKALKGHEELGNKSGVVLWLNLIGEVYSEQGKYAKALDYQLKSLKLSRVQGPASEYNFDNVGQAYLNLADYPKALTYLQRGLKLSKANRNKQILVRSYNNLGKLYLKIAIDSNSTFLTTLLRNDKAHTLQKANAYADSAVVLAKERGDLIALYRAYQTQSQIQDALGDPQAALASYQDFIKTKELIINQQNTGNIAAATLQYDFDKKETALRYEQQLSAVQLQQQKQQRTYLLGGVGLLLTLLSLIVYGYAQKQKANLVLQRQKEEINTQRTKAENALTELRATQTQLIQKEKMASLGELTAGIAHEIQNPLNFVNNFSEVSAELVTELEEEQLKPDRDTELETEILVDLKQNLQKIAHHGGRASAIVRGMLEHARTETGNKQLTNLNALADEYLKVAYQSLRGKDKELTFELKTDFDPDLPRIEVLPQEIGRVLLNLYNNAFYAVKEKQKAAPPDYQSTLIISTQLIRQKVEPSNHPEGGTSIAQSNGLGTGAGVVGTNIMGARVMGTGVIGARVTGVDAPRIEIRVSDNGMGMPESVKAKIFQPFFTTKPTGEGTGLGLSLSYDIITKGHAGSLTVESQEGEGTTFVISLPMYV, from the coding sequence ATGTCCCGACTTGAACTGATTTGCCTGCTATGCACTATAACCGTAGCTCCCGCCTTTGCCCAACCCAAAGCAGGCCAAGCTCTGCTGGATTCGCTACTGGCCGAATTGCCCCGTGCCAAACCCGACACCAATCGCGTCAATCTCCTCATCGATATAAGCTATGCTTATTATGGTTATAGTAACAGTAACTTTAACGAAAGTATCAACTATGCTAATCAAGCCTTGACGCTGGCCAGGCAGTTGATGTGGAAAAAAGGCATGGTAGTCGCGTATAAAGTTCTTGGAAATATTTACGCAATTAAGTCTGATAATCCTCCAGCCCTGACGGCTTACTTGAGTGGCTTGAAAATAGCGGAAGAAATAAAAGATAAAAGCCAGATTGTTGGCATAAAAGGCAATATAGGTTACCTTTATTCTAACCTGGCCAATTATCCGCAGGCCTTAACCTATTATGAAAAAGCCCTGAAAGGTCATGAGGAATTAGGAAATAAAAGCGGAGTGGTACTTTGGTTAAATCTTATAGGTGAAGTATACAGCGAGCAAGGTAAGTATGCCAAAGCGCTGGACTACCAGCTAAAATCGTTGAAACTAAGCAGGGTTCAAGGTCCGGCCAGTGAATACAACTTCGACAACGTGGGACAGGCCTATCTCAACTTAGCCGATTATCCCAAAGCGCTCACCTATCTGCAAAGAGGGCTGAAGCTGAGTAAAGCCAATAGAAATAAACAAATATTAGTAAGAAGTTATAACAACCTTGGTAAACTGTATTTAAAAATTGCTATTGACAGCAACTCCACCTTCTTAACGACGCTACTAAGAAATGATAAAGCTCATACGTTACAAAAAGCCAACGCCTATGCCGACAGTGCCGTAGTGCTGGCCAAAGAACGGGGCGATTTAATAGCCTTATATCGAGCCTATCAAACCCAGAGTCAGATCCAGGACGCACTGGGTGATCCACAGGCCGCTTTAGCCAGTTATCAGGACTTTATCAAAACCAAAGAGCTGATCATCAACCAGCAAAACACCGGCAATATTGCGGCAGCCACTCTTCAATATGATTTCGACAAAAAAGAAACGGCCCTCCGCTATGAGCAGCAGCTATCAGCCGTCCAGCTCCAACAGCAGAAACAGCAACGAACCTATCTGCTGGGTGGCGTTGGATTGCTGCTGACTTTGCTGAGCCTCATTGTGTATGGGTATGCTCAGAAACAAAAAGCCAATCTCGTTTTGCAGCGGCAAAAAGAGGAAATCAATACCCAACGTACCAAAGCCGAAAACGCCCTTACAGAACTCAGAGCCACCCAAACCCAACTCATCCAAAAAGAGAAGATGGCCAGCCTAGGGGAGTTAACGGCAGGCATCGCCCACGAGATTCAGAATCCCCTCAACTTCGTTAACAACTTCTCGGAAGTGAGTGCCGAGCTAGTCACTGAACTCGAAGAGGAACAACTAAAACCCGACCGAGACACCGAACTGGAAACTGAAATCCTGGTCGACTTGAAACAAAACCTTCAGAAAATCGCGCATCACGGCGGTCGTGCCTCGGCCATTGTACGCGGCATGTTAGAACACGCCCGTACCGAAACCGGGAATAAGCAACTCACCAACCTCAACGCCCTGGCCGATGAATACCTCAAGGTTGCCTACCAGAGTTTGCGGGGTAAAGACAAAGAGTTGACCTTCGAACTGAAAACGGATTTCGACCCGGACTTACCTCGAATAGAAGTTTTGCCACAAGAGATCGGGCGGGTGTTGCTGAACCTCTACAACAACGCCTTTTACGCCGTTAAAGAAAAACAGAAAGCTGCCCCACCTGACTACCAGTCCACACTAATCATCAGCACCCAACTCATCCGCCAAAAAGTCGAACCGTCGAACCACCCTGAAGGGGGCACATCTATAGCCCAGTCCAACGGGCTGGGAACGGGCGCGGGTGTCGTGGGAACGAATATCATGGGAGCGCGTGTGATGGGAACGGGCGTGATAGGCGCACGTGTCACGGGAGTGGACGCCCCCCGGATCGAAATCCGTGTCAGCGACAACGGCATGGGCATGCCCGAATCGGTCAAAGCCAAGATTTTTCAGCCCTTTTTTACCACCAAGCCCACGGGTGAAGGAACGGGGCTAGGCTTGTCATTGAGTTATGACATTATCACTAAGGGACACGCAGGAAGCCTGACGGTGGAAAGTCAGGAAGGAGAAGGGACGACATTTGTTATTTCCCTTCCGATGTACGTTTAG
- a CDS encoding FKBP-type peptidyl-prolyl cis-trans isomerase, producing the protein MFIPRLIRQTSLVLTIVATNPMKSFTLATLCLLTFLTTELVAQSQPNPSVTEYPQPDSVEISHLLAKVSVGGFQSRKPLEVGLRSTLGTLSLKGSGQQKNVSFSFPVGAQVVAKGINVQESGRGELSWNFAWKPNTTYQLMLIVALSDTTDKKMLYSGYLFLPDENKWKLIGSCLLNGQRTTLKKPATFASGNDETDSVARFTEVWLRRTNRSWKNLLSTAMPAPVITFKDAYVDSDEQYKRETKQIENAVAESKSEKLTYKDGIYYAIMREGTGKQVSLTDSIVVFLNGYLFHNKALFMQQLDKPATYPLSKLIKGFQLGLPLCRVGSKIKLVIPSLYAYNIATNSSWFYPNSTLVFEVDLLDVKPATN; encoded by the coding sequence ATGTTCATTCCCCGATTAATCAGGCAGACCAGTTTAGTGCTGACCATTGTGGCCACAAACCCAATGAAATCATTTACACTCGCTACCCTCTGTCTGCTCACCTTTCTAACTACAGAATTGGTGGCCCAATCGCAGCCCAACCCGTCAGTGACTGAGTATCCCCAGCCAGACAGTGTTGAAATTAGCCATTTACTGGCAAAAGTATCAGTTGGCGGTTTTCAGAGTCGCAAACCTCTTGAAGTTGGCCTTCGATCCACCTTAGGCACTCTCTCATTAAAGGGCAGCGGTCAACAGAAAAACGTTTCCTTTAGCTTTCCGGTTGGCGCGCAGGTTGTAGCCAAAGGAATCAATGTACAGGAATCAGGCCGGGGAGAACTATCCTGGAATTTCGCCTGGAAGCCCAATACTACCTATCAACTCATGCTGATAGTAGCCCTTTCTGACACGACTGACAAAAAAATGCTGTACTCAGGCTACCTGTTTCTACCGGACGAGAATAAGTGGAAACTAATTGGTAGTTGCCTGCTTAACGGACAACGCACTACCCTTAAAAAACCAGCCACCTTTGCTTCAGGTAACGACGAAACGGATTCAGTAGCCCGATTCACAGAGGTATGGCTCCGGCGGACCAATCGTAGCTGGAAAAATCTGTTGAGTACCGCTATGCCAGCACCCGTAATTACCTTCAAGGATGCTTACGTTGACAGCGATGAGCAGTACAAGCGGGAAACGAAGCAGATTGAGAACGCTGTTGCCGAAAGTAAATCAGAAAAGCTTACCTATAAAGACGGTATATATTACGCCATCATGCGGGAAGGCACGGGCAAACAGGTCAGCCTGACAGATTCTATTGTCGTGTTCCTTAATGGGTATCTGTTTCATAACAAGGCTTTGTTTATGCAGCAACTCGACAAGCCTGCCACGTATCCACTCTCCAAATTAATCAAAGGGTTCCAGCTTGGCCTACCCTTGTGCCGGGTTGGGAGCAAAATCAAGCTGGTTATTCCGTCTTTGTACGCCTACAATATAGCGACGAATAGTTCTTGGTTTTACCCCAACAGTACCCTTGTTTTTGAGGTGGACTTGCTTGACGTAAAACCGGCCACCAACTAA
- a CDS encoding AraC family transcriptional regulator encodes MIRRLKTGHHDRPSLVMAAGRMPPSRSPTAFLKRIYGLLERNLEDPSVNVAWLADQLGINRKTLYRQLKHRIQSSPTELIRQFRLQKAVKLLGAGYTVAETAYLVGFNTPSHFTTVFNEFYQQTPTEFMASCVTKA; translated from the coding sequence ATGATTCGTCGACTGAAAACTGGCCATCACGATCGCCCGTCGTTGGTGATGGCTGCTGGCCGTATGCCACCTAGCCGAAGCCCAACGGCTTTTCTCAAGCGGATTTATGGCCTGCTTGAGCGAAATCTGGAAGATCCCTCGGTCAATGTTGCCTGGCTGGCCGACCAACTGGGTATAAATCGAAAAACGCTGTATCGCCAGTTGAAGCACCGGATTCAAAGCTCGCCAACCGAGCTGATCCGCCAGTTTCGCCTACAGAAAGCCGTCAAGTTGCTGGGTGCGGGCTATACCGTGGCCGAAACGGCTTACCTGGTTGGTTTCAACACACCTTCTCATTTCACGACTGTCTTTAATGAATTCTACCAGCAAACGCCGACCGAATTCATGGCCAGTTGCGTGACAAAGGCCTGA